A genomic region of Planococcus kocurii contains the following coding sequences:
- a CDS encoding FecCD family ABC transporter permease: MFSMSKHLVAYSVSLLILVGAVLLGVTVGTVSISPVVLWNPSSDEAAANILWNIRMPRVILAGLVGAALAIAGAAFQGLLKNPLADPYTLGVSSGASVGAVTTLFFGISIPFLGPFTLPVMSMIGALLTMFAVMSFAKLVDRSMKMETVILTGIIFSSFLGSIISLMIALTGEELRQIIGWLLGSVSMRGWPYVRMALPFVLIGSFILWLKRRELNAMLFGEERAQHLGVDVKKSKMTILIGGSVLTGAAVSVSGTIGFVGLVVPHMTRLLWGSDHRHVLPLSFINGAALLIVCDLVSRTIISPTELPIGVITAFIGAPVFAFIFFRQRKGGA, from the coding sequence ATGTTTTCAATGAGTAAACATCTAGTAGCATACAGCGTCTCTCTGCTGATTTTAGTAGGAGCCGTATTGCTCGGGGTGACCGTTGGAACGGTTTCTATTTCACCAGTTGTGCTGTGGAATCCGTCATCAGATGAAGCGGCGGCCAATATTTTATGGAATATTCGCATGCCTCGCGTAATTTTGGCAGGGCTTGTTGGAGCAGCGCTAGCGATTGCGGGTGCTGCGTTCCAAGGGCTTTTAAAAAATCCATTGGCCGATCCTTACACCCTGGGAGTGTCTTCCGGTGCCTCAGTCGGCGCTGTGACGACGCTCTTTTTTGGCATTTCGATACCGTTTTTAGGACCCTTCACCTTACCGGTTATGAGCATGATCGGAGCATTGCTGACGATGTTTGCCGTTATGAGCTTTGCAAAACTGGTGGATCGCTCGATGAAAATGGAAACGGTCATTTTAACTGGAATTATCTTTAGTTCATTTCTTGGATCAATTATTTCTTTAATGATTGCTTTAACAGGAGAAGAGTTACGGCAAATTATCGGGTGGCTGCTCGGCAGTGTGTCTATGCGTGGTTGGCCATATGTTCGAATGGCGTTGCCGTTTGTGTTAATCGGTTCTTTCATATTATGGCTAAAGCGTCGTGAATTAAATGCGATGCTGTTTGGTGAAGAACGCGCGCAGCACTTAGGCGTAGATGTCAAAAAGAGCAAAATGACGATTTTGATTGGGGGATCGGTACTAACAGGAGCGGCTGTTTCGGTTTCTGGAACGATCGGTTTTGTCGGATTGGTCGTTCCGCATATGACCCGTTTATTATGGGGATCGGATCATCGCCACGTTTTGCCTTTGTCGTTTATTAATGGAGCCGCTCTTTTGATCGTTTGTGATTTGGTATCACGAACGATTATCTCACCAACAGAATTGCCAATTGGTGTTATTACGGCGTTTATCGGCGCACCGGTATTTGCCTTTATCTTTTTCCGGCAGCGCAAAGGAGGGGCTTAA
- a CDS encoding adenosylcobinamide amidohydrolase, which yields MLEINGLTGGYGDKNIVKDVSFTVKKGSILGILGPNGSGKSTLMKLISGVLPAESGEVRIEGMSVADFPAKELAKKMAVLPQLHTHAFSHTVRETVSLGRYPHQGGWFSSWSEEDERTVVEAMRLMDISHYEKTQIDRMSGGEQQRVFVAQALAQDAGILLLDEPTNHLDINHQKELLDTIKKQAIEKELTIVSIFHDINLASMYCDQLLLLDRGQVVRMGEPHEVVREQDIERVYKTRVSNHPHPELPKPQITLLPGVKNASAIFKIRAEEFQISKDMVLYKSPIPLKTVSSAVVNAGSGWFRNFMNRHVDAFYNVDDSVHEMTEYIAGNGLKTTDTVGMMTAVQTQDAIVKEYAGPFGSVVIAVTAGVGNGVDVSKAVERTLRVGTINTWILVNGVLSDEAFIQAMITATEAKTKALQQEQVKDPLTGTIATGTSTDSCLVAATQQGEQLPYAGPITELGKLIGVGVFECTVEALKLYELAKAKN from the coding sequence ATGCTTGAAATAAATGGTCTAACAGGTGGCTACGGCGATAAAAATATCGTAAAAGACGTATCTTTTACTGTGAAGAAAGGCTCTATTCTAGGTATTTTAGGGCCAAATGGTAGCGGCAAATCGACCTTAATGAAATTAATTAGTGGTGTATTACCAGCTGAAAGCGGCGAAGTTCGAATCGAAGGTATGTCGGTTGCAGATTTTCCAGCTAAAGAACTAGCGAAAAAAATGGCGGTATTGCCTCAATTGCATACACACGCCTTTTCCCATACAGTTCGAGAAACGGTCTCGCTTGGCAGGTATCCGCATCAAGGGGGCTGGTTTTCATCATGGTCTGAAGAAGATGAGCGGACCGTTGTAGAAGCCATGCGCTTGATGGACATTAGCCATTATGAAAAAACGCAAATTGACCGGATGTCTGGTGGCGAACAACAGCGTGTTTTCGTCGCACAAGCATTAGCGCAAGATGCGGGCATTTTACTATTAGATGAACCAACGAACCACTTAGATATTAACCATCAAAAGGAATTGCTCGATACCATTAAAAAGCAAGCTATTGAAAAAGAGTTAACCATTGTTTCGATTTTTCACGATATCAATTTGGCGTCTATGTATTGCGATCAATTATTGTTGCTTGACCGGGGTCAAGTTGTTCGAATGGGTGAACCACATGAAGTGGTTCGCGAACAGGATATTGAACGGGTCTATAAGACGCGAGTTAGCAATCACCCACATCCTGAATTACCAAAGCCGCAAATCACTTTATTGCCAGGAGTTAAGAATGCTTCAGCCATCTTCAAAATTCGGGCAGAAGAATTTCAGATTTCTAAAGACATGGTGCTATACAAAAGCCCCATTCCGTTAAAAACGGTTTCCTCAGCAGTCGTCAATGCAGGCTCCGGATGGTTCCGGAATTTTATGAACCGCCATGTGGATGCGTTTTATAATGTAGATGACAGTGTTCACGAAATGACGGAGTATATTGCGGGAAATGGCTTGAAGACGACGGATACAGTAGGAATGATGACAGCGGTTCAAACGCAAGATGCCATTGTTAAAGAATATGCAGGTCCTTTTGGTTCGGTCGTTATTGCGGTAACTGCAGGCGTTGGAAACGGTGTGGATGTCTCAAAAGCAGTAGAACGTACGCTACGCGTTGGTACCATCAACACATGGATACTAGTTAATGGAGTTTTGTCGGATGAAGCATTTATCCAAGCAATGATTACGGCGACTGAAGCCAAAACGAAAGCACTTCAACAAGAGCAAGTTAAAGATCCGCTGACTGGCACAATTGCAACCGGAACATCGACTGATAGTTGTTTGGTTGCGGCAACGCAACAAGGGGAACAATTGCCTTATGCAGGACCAATTACCGAGCTTGGAAAATTAATCGGTGTTGGCGTTTTTGAGTGTACTGTCGAAGCGCTCAAATTATATGAACTAGCGAAAGCGAAAAATTGA
- the cbiB gene encoding adenosylcobinamide-phosphate synthase CbiB: MMAHIIAIALGLTIDRIVGDPPNWPHPVRWIGTAISTLTRRWNKGANAYRNGFLLVGTIALTVFLIVYLVVALAYSLNLFVGIVLEALLIASGLAQKSLKDAAMDVYTPLIDKDMVLAREKLSWIVGRDTAGLNESEITRGVVETVSENTSDGVTAPLFWAFLLGAPGIWLYKAVNTLDSMVGYHNEEFEKFGFASAKTDDVLNFIPSRLTGFLILIMTENKQALSLHQRFAKWLQDAPKHPSPNSGWLEAATAVQLGIELGGVNRYRGVETYRARMGIPIYPLEARHIHDTVGHMQRVTIGFFILFVLGGVLLGIA, encoded by the coding sequence ATAATGGCACATATTATCGCTATAGCGCTAGGTTTAACCATCGATCGTATCGTTGGAGATCCGCCAAATTGGCCGCATCCGGTTCGCTGGATCGGCACAGCAATAAGCACATTAACGCGTCGCTGGAACAAGGGGGCAAACGCCTACCGAAACGGCTTTTTGTTAGTAGGAACTATTGCCTTGACCGTGTTCTTGATTGTTTATCTAGTTGTCGCACTGGCGTACTCGTTGAATCTTTTTGTAGGAATTGTCTTAGAAGCTTTACTGATTGCTTCTGGACTTGCCCAGAAGAGCTTAAAAGACGCAGCGATGGATGTTTACACGCCGCTGATCGATAAAGATATGGTGTTGGCACGTGAAAAATTATCTTGGATTGTCGGCAGAGATACAGCTGGCTTGAATGAAAGTGAAATAACGCGAGGCGTTGTTGAAACGGTTTCTGAAAATACGAGCGACGGTGTGACCGCGCCATTATTCTGGGCATTTTTGCTTGGGGCACCTGGAATATGGTTGTATAAAGCGGTCAATACGCTGGATTCAATGGTCGGTTACCATAATGAGGAATTTGAGAAGTTTGGCTTTGCTTCAGCAAAAACCGATGATGTGCTGAATTTCATTCCGAGTCGGTTAACCGGCTTTTTGATTTTAATCATGACAGAAAACAAACAGGCACTGTCCTTACATCAGCGTTTTGCGAAATGGCTACAAGATGCACCCAAGCATCCAAGTCCAAACAGTGGTTGGTTAGAAGCGGCTACAGCGGTGCAACTGGGCATTGAGCTCGGTGGTGTAAATCGTTATCGTGGAGTCGAGACTTACCGTGCACGAATGGGAATCCCGATTTATCCATTAGAAGCACGACATATTCATGACACTGTTGGACACATGCAACGAGTCACCATTGGATTTTTCATTTTATTTGTTTTAGGAGGGGTCTTGCTTGGTATTGCCTAA
- a CDS encoding pyridoxal phosphate-dependent aminotransferase codes for MVLPNHGANPLHLYKQAGITPPEQIVDFSENVHPFGPPAFLAEQWPKMLERVGTYPDPQGEPFRTAAAKFHQVKVDQLAIGNGAAEIFTWLARRYRNQQVVLIEPAFSEYRQTLESENVQIRVIQLGPENGWKLTLEKLQPAIVGCTALYICNPQNPTGILLDLDTLKKIAQACLNQNCELVLDEAFIDFIGEQVSFMPFLQEFPNVIIVRSMTKMYAIPGLRLGYAVSQTETIDQLKQGAAHWNVNALSAAIGADCLKAASYRLKVIGAASAERQKMQQFFSRNHCRTTDSAANFLSFQLPDPYDSQAFFVELLKKGMVLRHTESFRGMDGKWFRIGMKSTENMEKLREAIAAWLEVN; via the coding sequence TTGGTATTGCCTAATCACGGAGCTAATCCACTACATCTGTATAAACAAGCTGGAATCACTCCCCCCGAGCAAATTGTGGATTTCAGCGAAAACGTTCATCCGTTCGGTCCACCTGCATTCTTGGCAGAACAGTGGCCCAAAATGCTAGAACGGGTCGGAACTTATCCCGATCCACAAGGAGAACCGTTTCGCACAGCAGCAGCAAAATTTCATCAAGTAAAAGTAGACCAACTGGCTATAGGGAACGGTGCAGCTGAGATTTTCACTTGGTTAGCTAGAAGATATCGCAATCAACAAGTTGTATTAATCGAACCGGCATTTTCTGAATACCGCCAAACGCTAGAATCGGAAAACGTTCAGATCAGAGTGATTCAGCTGGGACCAGAAAATGGCTGGAAATTGACGTTGGAAAAACTTCAACCCGCCATTGTAGGCTGCACGGCGCTGTACATTTGCAACCCACAGAATCCTACAGGTATTTTGTTAGACCTCGACACACTTAAAAAAATAGCGCAAGCTTGTTTAAATCAAAACTGCGAACTGGTACTTGATGAAGCCTTTATCGATTTTATTGGCGAACAAGTTTCTTTTATGCCGTTTTTACAGGAATTTCCGAATGTTATCATTGTTCGTTCGATGACCAAAATGTATGCAATTCCTGGGTTGCGACTGGGCTATGCGGTTAGTCAAACTGAAACAATCGATCAATTAAAGCAAGGAGCGGCACATTGGAATGTTAATGCCTTGTCCGCTGCGATTGGAGCAGATTGTCTGAAAGCAGCCAGTTATCGCCTCAAGGTGATTGGAGCCGCTTCAGCAGAACGACAGAAGATGCAGCAGTTTTTTAGTAGAAATCATTGTCGAACAACTGATTCTGCCGCTAATTTTTTGTCGTTTCAGTTGCCAGACCCGTATGATTCTCAAGCGTTTTTCGTAGAACTATTAAAAAAAGGAATGGTCCTTAGACACACGGAATCGTTCCGAGGAATGGATGGCAAGTGGTTCCGGATCGGCATGAAGTCAACGGAAAATATGGAGAAACTTCGGGAGGCGATTGCAGCATGGCTCGAGGTCAATTAG
- a CDS encoding bifunctional adenosylcobinamide kinase/adenosylcobinamide-phosphate guanylyltransferase, translated as MARGQLVFISGGVRSGKSAYAEMLVRDTGKSRRIYLASGQAYDEEMIERIERHRKDRQEDGWLTIEQAYSMANVLQELEPDDLVLWDCVTTWLANELYEGWETGNMCADIEDCMEQKWGKLQETILEMLNTVHSLTIVSNEVLDDFVRDRLYQSWLGRIHIWLVQQADQALEMENGLSFRRK; from the coding sequence ATGGCTCGAGGTCAATTAGTTTTTATCAGTGGTGGAGTTCGTAGTGGCAAAAGCGCTTATGCAGAAATGCTTGTACGTGATACTGGCAAGAGCCGGAGGATTTATTTGGCTAGCGGTCAAGCTTATGATGAAGAGATGATAGAGCGCATTGAACGTCATCGAAAAGATCGGCAGGAAGATGGCTGGCTAACTATTGAGCAAGCCTACAGTATGGCAAATGTGTTACAAGAGCTTGAACCGGACGATTTAGTGCTATGGGACTGTGTAACAACGTGGCTTGCCAATGAACTTTATGAAGGTTGGGAAACGGGCAATATGTGTGCTGACATTGAAGACTGCATGGAGCAGAAATGGGGTAAGTTACAAGAGACGATTCTGGAAATGTTGAATACAGTCCATTCGTTGACAATTGTCTCAAATGAAGTATTAGACGACTTTGTGCGAGATCGACTGTACCAAAGCTGGCTTGGGCGTATTCATATTTGGCTCGTTCAGCAAGCTGATCAGGCACTCGAAATGGAAAATGGGTTGTCATTTAGAAGGAAGTGA
- a CDS encoding cobyric acid synthase, translating into MRGIMIQGTSSDVGKSMICTAFCRIFSDEGFEVAPFKSQNMSNNSYVTILGEEIGRAQGVQAEAARVLATVDMNPILLKPESGMKSQVILFGKKLETMDGMDYRAQFYEKGLKAIDQALANLAQDFTHLVIEGAGSPAEVNLNDREIVNMTVAKRADVPVILVADIERGGVFASIIGTLALIPEKQRVKGLIINKFRGDVQLFEEGIRFLESYTGIPVLGVIPHMDRHEIEQEDSLGVQAVQQISRVEHAIELVVCKHPYMSNFTDIEPFLKEPDITIRWAETVADIGHPDILLLPGTKSTIADLRYWKQQKLGAKLSELYGDTWIVGLCGGFQLFAETLTDSQGYDGTAVENEEGFSLIPSMHVEFQKQKMVRRQRGTVKFEHAEVEVAGYEIHHGKVTASAYPLMHCGDIGEGYFHNRLLGTHLHGFFQDLHCRTAFLAPIRRQKNLPIPSPEVVKDPFDRWAGHVKSHLDWEKVIEIMEADQ; encoded by the coding sequence ATGCGTGGAATAATGATTCAAGGAACTTCATCAGATGTCGGAAAAAGCATGATATGTACAGCTTTTTGTCGAATTTTTTCTGATGAAGGATTCGAAGTAGCTCCTTTTAAATCGCAGAACATGTCGAACAATTCCTACGTCACAATACTTGGCGAAGAGATTGGTCGCGCGCAAGGTGTTCAAGCAGAAGCAGCGCGTGTTTTAGCGACCGTAGACATGAATCCAATCTTACTGAAACCTGAAAGTGGTATGAAATCGCAAGTGATTTTATTTGGTAAAAAACTTGAAACGATGGATGGTATGGATTACCGAGCACAGTTTTACGAAAAAGGATTGAAAGCAATCGATCAAGCACTAGCGAATTTGGCGCAAGACTTTACTCATCTAGTTATTGAAGGAGCTGGCAGTCCAGCTGAAGTCAACTTAAACGACCGCGAGATAGTTAATATGACGGTTGCTAAACGTGCAGATGTTCCGGTAATTTTAGTAGCCGATATCGAACGAGGTGGTGTTTTTGCATCGATTATCGGAACGCTCGCTTTAATACCCGAAAAACAGCGAGTTAAGGGTCTAATCATTAATAAATTCAGAGGCGACGTACAGCTTTTTGAAGAGGGTATCCGTTTTCTTGAATCGTATACAGGCATACCGGTACTCGGAGTTATCCCTCATATGGATCGTCATGAAATCGAGCAAGAAGATTCGCTTGGAGTTCAAGCTGTCCAGCAGATATCCAGAGTTGAACATGCGATTGAACTAGTTGTCTGCAAACATCCTTATATGTCAAACTTCACAGATATTGAACCTTTTCTCAAAGAACCAGATATCACCATTCGTTGGGCTGAAACGGTTGCTGATATTGGACATCCAGATATTTTGCTGTTACCAGGCACGAAAAGCACCATTGCAGATCTGCGCTACTGGAAACAGCAAAAGCTTGGAGCCAAACTGAGTGAACTGTACGGCGACACATGGATTGTCGGTTTGTGCGGAGGCTTTCAACTGTTTGCTGAAACCTTAACAGATTCACAAGGTTACGACGGCACAGCAGTAGAAAATGAAGAAGGATTTAGCTTGATCCCATCTATGCATGTGGAGTTTCAAAAGCAGAAAATGGTTCGACGCCAGAGAGGTACAGTAAAGTTTGAACATGCAGAAGTTGAAGTCGCAGGTTATGAAATTCATCACGGTAAAGTGACAGCATCCGCTTATCCGCTTATGCATTGTGGAGATATTGGAGAGGGTTATTTTCATAATCGGCTACTAGGCACACATCTACATGGGTTTTTTCAGGATCTACACTGCCGTACTGCGTTTCTCGCACCCATTCGAAGGCAGAAAAATCTACCAATACCTTCACCTGAAGTAGTGAAGGATCCTTTTGATCGCTGGGCCGGACATGTTAAAAGTCATCTCGACTGGGAGAAAGTCATAGAAATAATGGAAGCCGATCAATGA
- the cobS gene encoding adenosylcobinamide-GDP ribazoletransferase gives MKKQLPMEKIHITAMYAMLPLVGILFGSVLAVSVWLLRDATDVSSLLIGFVVVAIGLVVTGGLHMDGLADTGDAYFSYQDREKRLAIMADPRIGAFGTMVLLLAIVGKVIVVAESVDSVSLAVILLIPVFSRIGMLALFSSTKSAKLDGLAAFFQQRTNHKVVWLLAVAWLVFSFAVTVWSTTSWIALILLVLLLASLWLYRAWCLKNFGGVTGDLFGAYVEGVEILLWISLLFFV, from the coding sequence GTGAAAAAACAATTACCAATGGAAAAAATTCATATTACGGCGATGTATGCGATGCTGCCACTAGTAGGCATCCTTTTCGGCAGTGTTCTAGCAGTGTCGGTTTGGTTGTTACGTGATGCGACGGATGTCAGTTCATTGCTAATCGGCTTTGTCGTTGTCGCAATCGGCCTGGTGGTAACCGGAGGATTGCATATGGACGGACTGGCAGATACGGGCGATGCTTATTTTTCTTATCAAGACCGAGAAAAACGCTTAGCTATTATGGCAGATCCGCGGATTGGTGCTTTTGGAACGATGGTGTTACTACTGGCGATTGTTGGAAAAGTGATTGTCGTGGCCGAATCGGTAGACTCTGTTTCTCTAGCAGTGATTTTATTGATTCCTGTTTTTTCAAGAATTGGCATGCTGGCCTTGTTCAGCTCAACCAAGTCAGCAAAACTTGATGGACTTGCAGCATTCTTTCAGCAACGGACAAATCATAAAGTCGTCTGGCTACTGGCGGTTGCATGGCTGGTTTTTAGCTTTGCTGTGACCGTTTGGAGTACGACTAGTTGGATTGCGCTGATTTTGTTGGTGCTGTTACTTGCCTCACTTTGGCTGTACCGCGCTTGGTGCCTAAAGAATTTTGGCGGTGTTACAGGTGATTTGTTCGGCGCTTATGTGGAAGGAGTGGAAATTTTATTATGGATCAGTCTTTTGTTCTTCGTTTAA
- a CDS encoding histidine phosphatase family protein: protein MDQSFVLRLIRHAATRGNEQKRYIGWTDESILPFKATPDLQIKKVVGSDLKRCRETAAILFPNAVYQANRNFRECHFGQWEMKTYDELKSSQLYRNWIDHPWQIRPPSGESLADMAERVERGLKKLPEGKAITLVLHGGPIRYLIAEALGDKFQNQTALHGGCHMLTWQSRQAFEERELCTSFSVEPLTANGNT, encoded by the coding sequence ATGGATCAGTCTTTTGTTCTTCGTTTAATTCGCCATGCCGCTACACGAGGCAATGAACAAAAACGCTATATCGGTTGGACCGATGAATCCATTTTGCCCTTTAAAGCCACGCCTGACCTGCAGATAAAAAAAGTTGTGGGCAGCGATTTAAAGCGGTGTCGAGAAACTGCTGCTATCCTGTTTCCCAATGCAGTTTACCAGGCAAACAGAAATTTTCGGGAATGTCATTTCGGTCAATGGGAAATGAAAACTTACGATGAGTTGAAAAGTAGTCAATTGTATCGGAACTGGATAGATCACCCTTGGCAGATCAGACCACCAAGTGGTGAAAGTCTCGCTGACATGGCGGAGCGAGTCGAACGAGGTCTGAAGAAACTGCCAGAAGGTAAAGCGATTACGCTCGTTCTTCACGGCGGACCGATTCGTTACTTAATTGCTGAAGCTTTGGGTGACAAATTTCAAAATCAAACTGCGCTGCATGGTGGTTGCCACATGTTAACGTGGCAGAGTCGCCAAGCGTTCGAGGAGCGTGAATTATGCACATCGTTTTCGGTGGAGCCTTTAACGGCAAACGGCAATACGTAA
- a CDS encoding bifunctional adenosylcobinamide kinase/adenosylcobinamide-phosphate guanylyltransferase — protein sequence MHIVFGGAFNGKRQYVKEQLKTHNVDWNEARLPEIATRETVVIAGLENWVRQQLEQGFSEQYMIEQVRKIAGQKQLLQIWVLTDLNRGIVPTERIEREMRDVLGRLYQFLFHEAESITRIWYGIPQTIKGADQDENLHKNRR from the coding sequence ATGCACATCGTTTTCGGTGGAGCCTTTAACGGCAAACGGCAATACGTAAAAGAGCAATTGAAAACCCATAATGTTGACTGGAATGAAGCTCGGTTACCTGAAATAGCAACTCGAGAAACCGTCGTTATTGCAGGTTTAGAAAATTGGGTGAGACAACAACTTGAACAAGGTTTTTCAGAACAGTATATGATAGAACAAGTAAGGAAAATAGCTGGCCAGAAACAACTGTTGCAAATTTGGGTGCTGACAGATTTGAATCGCGGCATCGTGCCGACTGAGCGGATCGAGCGTGAAATGCGCGACGTTCTTGGCCGGTTGTATCAATTTTTATTTCATGAAGCAGAAAGTATTACACGAATTTGGTACGGCATTCCACAAACAATAAAAGGGGCGGATCAAGATGAAAATTTACACAAAAACAGGCGATAA
- a CDS encoding cob(I)yrinic acid a,c-diamide adenosyltransferase produces the protein MKIYTKTGDKGQTSLIGARTDKDAPRVEAYGTIDEVNSFIGKAMTELAPEKYADLLEDLEAIQNELFDCGGDLADVRKEPNFKMTEVPVEVLEKRIDELMEEPPLLERFILPGGSPAAATLHIARTITRRAERQTVTLMRSGEEFPLVVQRYLNRLSDYLFAASRVVNSRAGVPDNEYVRSAKVFKGGGRGKKSAE, from the coding sequence ATGAAAATTTACACAAAAACAGGCGATAAAGGGCAAACTAGTTTAATCGGAGCACGTACGGATAAAGATGCACCACGCGTAGAAGCCTATGGCACTATTGACGAAGTGAATTCGTTTATTGGCAAGGCGATGACGGAATTGGCACCGGAAAAATACGCCGATTTGTTAGAAGACCTAGAAGCGATACAAAACGAATTATTCGATTGCGGCGGAGATTTAGCTGACGTTCGAAAAGAGCCGAATTTTAAGATGACGGAAGTACCCGTTGAAGTTTTAGAAAAACGCATCGATGAACTAATGGAAGAACCGCCACTACTTGAACGCTTCATTTTACCAGGAGGATCACCAGCAGCTGCAACTTTGCATATTGCACGTACGATTACGCGTCGTGCTGAGCGACAAACAGTGACGTTGATGAGATCAGGCGAAGAGTTTCCACTAGTCGTTCAACGTTATTTAAACCGTTTATCGGATTATCTATTTGCGGCATCGCGTGTCGTCAATTCACGTGCAGGTGTGCCAGATAATGAGTATGTTCGTAGCGCTAAAGTCTTTAAAGGCGGCGGACGCGGCAAGAAATCGGCCGAGTGA
- a CDS encoding ECF transporter S component has protein sequence MTTKKLALAALFISLSAIGGMIKIPLGITSIALDSMPALIAVLFFTAPLAAIIAAFGHLISALFGGMPLGPLHLIIAVEMWLVVWLFAKLHQAGRHWLKWLAFVIGNGVVAAVPFYFLLSPAFFYASVPGLLIAASINAAVAALLMPYVLKASGGSHYASRNMD, from the coding sequence ATGACAACAAAAAAATTAGCGCTTGCGGCGTTATTTATTAGTTTATCGGCAATCGGCGGGATGATTAAAATTCCGCTTGGCATCACGTCTATTGCGCTCGATTCGATGCCCGCATTAATTGCGGTGCTGTTTTTTACAGCACCTCTGGCAGCTATCATTGCGGCATTTGGTCACTTGATTTCGGCGCTATTTGGCGGTATGCCACTCGGACCATTACACCTGATTATTGCAGTCGAAATGTGGCTTGTTGTTTGGCTGTTCGCAAAACTGCATCAAGCAGGTAGGCATTGGTTGAAATGGCTGGCATTTGTTATCGGCAATGGAGTAGTAGCGGCAGTGCCGTTTTACTTTTTGCTGTCGCCTGCATTTTTTTATGCGTCCGTGCCAGGACTGTTAATTGCTGCTTCTATTAATGCAGCAGTTGCTGCTCTTTTAATGCCGTATGTCCTAAAAGCTAGTGGAGGTTCACACTATGCGTCACGAAATATGGATTGA